A region of Carassius auratus strain Wakin chromosome 41, ASM336829v1, whole genome shotgun sequence DNA encodes the following proteins:
- the rgs22 gene encoding regulator of G-protein signaling 22 isoform X5, with amino-acid sequence MSRGFPDFPEITSENFEHSLSSDQSFVEFFNDFLLLPVFSVAVRYDGMSAGFELLDHTAVCLSHRIRTALMEIRSRAVCEPSWSPAEPLRDNSYSVTRLDREQTIQWLKRDRLPFFLRSDCYFEFRLTKGLSQLSGARSSPADDQCCLLSARPLGRFSEEMDSSFTCLNPSRSEPDDCSSAHGRSRSSFLEFKRSLVGGPGENILHLWMDIERLKTLSAKTKSRYLGWMKGQYVVSSSAAALGEQLLCRLGLNSATCWREERLRELQPCLSEILLLYWGQRFRLIVSGQGSCERGLSSSVCADTDPQTVCSCSDMRAELDSTEIQTLLEALHTESRSGFFFTHFCQNSGQQLWENAVYFCSELLQYHQLFCQSRFDPYRAQRTAQLLYASYLSSGAQMSVGLSEEDRRAVLLRLSPPFEDLFDRAEDHALSVLLEPWTLLSERLRDAPHTVAQWQEVRYAEAELFQTLQTLYTHTQSRQQQQHRTPAEGSRAPGIWDKVPQEFRAVRLDSLLRNRMELQHFLSFLEENSASLELQCWLDVEQLKKSDGALLEERNTSIKDKYFSSNFLFGAGSPATEEQQMRLLQMCGGQQCLQRDSVSLSVLSELQSLLHSRLETRWLPLFLSSSQFIRRQQQKKVTDVEREQQPVIRQRRRRHVWRQASGGLMSSSQESVALRRALLNPVTCLQFQKFLSVRDDLLENDLLFWLEVQRYKDLCHSRCDDVALQRKVSIIISCFISSCVPPALQIHVPPEAAQRVMSQQRALGPYVFRETQACVFDELLKHWPDFVALRSAVGEEELQRVLDRETRSRRPTEEPDDSCSQQEEEDEAHVVADEEQNCGTDGTRAATYKDVFTLECVTHSFMKDLQQERQDLQLVITKYIQKNLKTSSVSDLQLSSSSSYQEEKKKRSCFGQCALISSYDYEDSYCML; translated from the exons ATGTCACGGGGGTTTCCCG aCTTCCCTGAAATAACGAGCGAGAACTTT GAACACAGTCTCTCATCTGATCAGAGCTTCGTGGAGTTCTTCAACGACTTCCTGCTGCTTCCG GTGTTCTCCGTGGCCGTGAGGTATGATGGGATGTCTGCAGGCTTCGAGCTGCTGGATCACACCGCTGTGTGTCTGTCTCACCGGATCAGAACCGCTCTGATGGAGATCAGGTCTAGAGCTGTGTGTGAGCCGAGCTGGAGCCCTGCAGAACCCCTGCGAGACAACAGCTACAGCGTcaca CGTCTGGACCGAGAGCAGACCATCCAGTGGCTGAAGAGAGACAGACTGCCCTTCTTCCTGCGGAGCGACTGTTACTTtgagttcag GTTGACTAAAGGTCTGTCTCAGCTCAGCGGGGCTCGCTCCTCTCCAGCGGATGATCAG TGCTGTCTCCTGTCTGCTCGGCCGCTTGGCAGATTTTCAGAGGAGATGGACAGCAGCTTCACCTGTCTGAACCCTTCCCGATCAGAGCCGGACGACTGCAGCTCAGCACACG GTCGTTCTCGGTCCAGCTTTCTGGAGTTTAAGAGGTCTCTGGTCGGCGGGCCGGGAGAGAATATTCTTCATCTGTGGATGGATATCGAACGACTGAAGACACTCAGCGCCAAGACCAAGAGCAG GTATTTAGGGTGGATGAAGGGTCAGTATGTGGTCAGCAGCAGCGCAGCGGCTCTAGGTGAACAGCTGCTGTGTAGACTGGGGTtaaacagcgccacctgctggagaGAGGAGCGACTGCGAGAGCTTCAGCCCTGTCTGTCAGAGATCCTGCTGCTGTACTG GGGTCAGCGCTTCCGCTTGATTGTGTCGGGTCAGGGGTCATGTGAGCGAGGGCTGAGTTCTTCTGTCTGCGCAGACACTGATCCGCAGACCGTCTGCTCCTGCAGTGATATGAGA gctgaGCTGGACAGCACTGAGATTCAGACTCTGCTGGAGGCTCTACACACTGAATCCAGATCTGGTTTCTTTTTTACTCATTTCTGTCAGAATTCAGGACAGCAG ttgtgGGAAAATGCTGTGTATTTCTGCTCAGAACTACTGCAGTACCACCAGCTCTTCTGCCAGAGCAGATTTGATCCGTACAGAGCACAGCGCACggctcag cTGCTGTATGCCTCGTACCTGAGCAGCGGTGCTCAGATGAGCGTGGGCTTGAGCGAGGAGGACAGGAGAGCGGTCCTGCTGCGTCTGAGTCCCCCGTTCGAGGATCTGTTTGACCGGGCGGAGGATCATGCTCTGAGCGTCCTGCTGGAGCCCTGGACACTGCTCTCAGAGAGACTCCGAGACGCTCCACACACT GTGGCGCAGTGGCAGGAGGTGCGTTACGCCGAGGCTGAGCTCTTCCAGACTCTACAGActctgtacacacacactcagagcagaCAGCAG CAGCAGCACAGGactccagcagagggcagcagagcGCCGGGGATCTGGGACAAGGTTCCGCAGGAGTTCCGCGCGGTCCGTCTGGATTCACTGCTGAGGAACCGCATGGAACTACAGCACTTCCTGTCCTTCCTGGAGGAGAACTCGGCCAG tctTGAGCTGCAGTGCTGGCTGGACGTGGAGCAGCTGAAGAAGAGTGATGGAGCGCTGCTGGAGGAGAGAAACACCAGCATCAAAGACAAATATTTCAGCAGTAACTTCCTGTTTGGAGCCGGCAGCCCGGCCACTGAAGAACAGCAGATGAGG ttgctGCAGATGTGTGGTGGTCAGCAGTGTCTCCAGCGTGACTCCGTGTCTCTGTCTGTTCTGTCGGAGCTTCAGTCTCTGCTTCACAGTCGTTTAGAAACTCGATGGCTGCCGCTGTTTCTCTCGAGCTCACAGTTCATCAGGCGTCAGCAGCAGAAGAAG gtcacAGACGTGGAGAGAGAGCAGCAGCCGGTCATCCGTCAGCGCAGGAGGAGACACGTCTGGAGG caggcGTCTGGAGGTCTGATGAGCTCGTCTCAGGAGTCGGTGGCTCTGCGCAGGGCTCTGTTGAATCCCGTCACCTGTCTGCAGTTCCAGAAGTTTCTGTCTGTCCGAGATGATCTGCTGGAGAACGATCTGCTCTTCTGGCTGGAGGTTCAGAGATACAAG gatCTGTGTCACTCCCGCTGTGATGATGTGGCGCTCCAGAGGAAGGTGTCCATCATCATCAGCTGCTTCATCAGTAGTTGTGTTCCGCCGGCGCTGCAGATCCACGTTCCTCCAGAGGCAGCGCAGAGAGTCATGAGTCAGCAGCGAGCGCTCGGGCCATACGTCTTCAGAGAGACACAG gcatgTGTGTTTGACGAGCTGCTCAAGCACTGGCCGGATTTTGTGGCGTTGCGCTCCGCCGTTGGAGAGGAAGAGCTTCAGCGAGTGCTGGACAGAGAGACACGGAGCAGGAGACCGACAGAAGAACCGGACGACAGCTGCTCACAG caggaggaggaggatgaggcaCATGTCGTTGCTGATGAAGAGCAGAACTGTGGGACTGACGGCACGAGAGCAGCCACATataag gatgtGTTCACACTCGAGTGTGTGACGCACAGCTTCATGAAGGATTTACAGCAGGAGCGACAGGATCTCCAGCTCGTGATCACA AAGTACATTCAGAAGAATCTGAAGACATCGAGCGTCTCAGACCTTCAGCTCTCCTCGTCTTCCTCATATcaggaagaaaagaagaaaagaagctGTTTTGGTCAATGTGCATTAATTAGCTCTTATGATTATGAGGACAGTTACTGTATGTTATGA
- the rgs22 gene encoding regulator of G-protein signaling 22 isoform X9, translating into MSRGFPGESPDFPEITSENFEHSLSSDQSFVEFFNDFLLLPVFSVAVRYDGMSAGFELLDHTAVCLSHRIRTALMEIRSRAVCEPSWSPAEPLRDNSYSVTRLDREQTIQWLKRDRLPFFLRSDCYFEFRLTKGLSQLSGARSSPADDQCCLLSARPLGRFSEEMDSSFTCLNPSRSEPDDCSSAHGRSRSSFLEFKRSLVGGPGENILHLWMDIERLKTLSAKTKSRYLGWMKGQYVVSSSAAALGEQLLCRLGLNSATCWREERLRELQPCLSEILLLYWGQRFRLIVSGQGSCERGLSSSVCADTDPQTVCSCSDMRAELDSTEIQTLLEALHTESRSGFFFTHFCQNSGQQLWENAVYFCSELLQYHQLFCQSRFDPYRAQRTAQLLYASYLSSGAQMSVGLSEEDRRAVLLRLSPPFEDLFDRAEDHALSVLLEPWTLLSERLRDAPHTVAQWQEVRYAEAELFQTLQTLYTHTQSRQQQQHRTPAEGSRAPGIWDKVPQEFRAVRLDSLLRNRMELQHFLSFLEENSASLELQCWLDVEQLKKSDGALLEERNTSIKDKYFSSNFLFGAGSPATEEQQMRLLQMCGGQQCLQRDSVSLSVLSELQSLLHSRLETRWLPLFLSSSQFIRRQQQKKVTDVEREQQPVIRQRRRRHVWRQASGGLMSSSQESVALRRALLNPVTCLQFQKFLSVRDDLLENDLLFWLEVQRYKDLCHSRCDDVALQRKVSIIISCFISSCVPPALQIHVPPEAAQRVMSQQRALGPYVFRETQACVFDELLKHWPDFVALRSAVGEEELQRVLDRETRSRRPTEEPDDSCSQQEEEDEAHVVADEEQNCGTDGTRAATYKDVFTLECVTHSFMKDLQQERQDLQLVITNRSTFRRI; encoded by the exons ATGTCACGGGGGTTTCCCGGTGAGTCTCCCG aCTTCCCTGAAATAACGAGCGAGAACTTT GAACACAGTCTCTCATCTGATCAGAGCTTCGTGGAGTTCTTCAACGACTTCCTGCTGCTTCCG GTGTTCTCCGTGGCCGTGAGGTATGATGGGATGTCTGCAGGCTTCGAGCTGCTGGATCACACCGCTGTGTGTCTGTCTCACCGGATCAGAACCGCTCTGATGGAGATCAGGTCTAGAGCTGTGTGTGAGCCGAGCTGGAGCCCTGCAGAACCCCTGCGAGACAACAGCTACAGCGTcaca CGTCTGGACCGAGAGCAGACCATCCAGTGGCTGAAGAGAGACAGACTGCCCTTCTTCCTGCGGAGCGACTGTTACTTtgagttcag GTTGACTAAAGGTCTGTCTCAGCTCAGCGGGGCTCGCTCCTCTCCAGCGGATGATCAG TGCTGTCTCCTGTCTGCTCGGCCGCTTGGCAGATTTTCAGAGGAGATGGACAGCAGCTTCACCTGTCTGAACCCTTCCCGATCAGAGCCGGACGACTGCAGCTCAGCACACG GTCGTTCTCGGTCCAGCTTTCTGGAGTTTAAGAGGTCTCTGGTCGGCGGGCCGGGAGAGAATATTCTTCATCTGTGGATGGATATCGAACGACTGAAGACACTCAGCGCCAAGACCAAGAGCAG GTATTTAGGGTGGATGAAGGGTCAGTATGTGGTCAGCAGCAGCGCAGCGGCTCTAGGTGAACAGCTGCTGTGTAGACTGGGGTtaaacagcgccacctgctggagaGAGGAGCGACTGCGAGAGCTTCAGCCCTGTCTGTCAGAGATCCTGCTGCTGTACTG GGGTCAGCGCTTCCGCTTGATTGTGTCGGGTCAGGGGTCATGTGAGCGAGGGCTGAGTTCTTCTGTCTGCGCAGACACTGATCCGCAGACCGTCTGCTCCTGCAGTGATATGAGA gctgaGCTGGACAGCACTGAGATTCAGACTCTGCTGGAGGCTCTACACACTGAATCCAGATCTGGTTTCTTTTTTACTCATTTCTGTCAGAATTCAGGACAGCAG ttgtgGGAAAATGCTGTGTATTTCTGCTCAGAACTACTGCAGTACCACCAGCTCTTCTGCCAGAGCAGATTTGATCCGTACAGAGCACAGCGCACggctcag cTGCTGTATGCCTCGTACCTGAGCAGCGGTGCTCAGATGAGCGTGGGCTTGAGCGAGGAGGACAGGAGAGCGGTCCTGCTGCGTCTGAGTCCCCCGTTCGAGGATCTGTTTGACCGGGCGGAGGATCATGCTCTGAGCGTCCTGCTGGAGCCCTGGACACTGCTCTCAGAGAGACTCCGAGACGCTCCACACACT GTGGCGCAGTGGCAGGAGGTGCGTTACGCCGAGGCTGAGCTCTTCCAGACTCTACAGActctgtacacacacactcagagcagaCAGCAG CAGCAGCACAGGactccagcagagggcagcagagcGCCGGGGATCTGGGACAAGGTTCCGCAGGAGTTCCGCGCGGTCCGTCTGGATTCACTGCTGAGGAACCGCATGGAACTACAGCACTTCCTGTCCTTCCTGGAGGAGAACTCGGCCAG tctTGAGCTGCAGTGCTGGCTGGACGTGGAGCAGCTGAAGAAGAGTGATGGAGCGCTGCTGGAGGAGAGAAACACCAGCATCAAAGACAAATATTTCAGCAGTAACTTCCTGTTTGGAGCCGGCAGCCCGGCCACTGAAGAACAGCAGATGAGG ttgctGCAGATGTGTGGTGGTCAGCAGTGTCTCCAGCGTGACTCCGTGTCTCTGTCTGTTCTGTCGGAGCTTCAGTCTCTGCTTCACAGTCGTTTAGAAACTCGATGGCTGCCGCTGTTTCTCTCGAGCTCACAGTTCATCAGGCGTCAGCAGCAGAAGAAG gtcacAGACGTGGAGAGAGAGCAGCAGCCGGTCATCCGTCAGCGCAGGAGGAGACACGTCTGGAGG caggcGTCTGGAGGTCTGATGAGCTCGTCTCAGGAGTCGGTGGCTCTGCGCAGGGCTCTGTTGAATCCCGTCACCTGTCTGCAGTTCCAGAAGTTTCTGTCTGTCCGAGATGATCTGCTGGAGAACGATCTGCTCTTCTGGCTGGAGGTTCAGAGATACAAG gatCTGTGTCACTCCCGCTGTGATGATGTGGCGCTCCAGAGGAAGGTGTCCATCATCATCAGCTGCTTCATCAGTAGTTGTGTTCCGCCGGCGCTGCAGATCCACGTTCCTCCAGAGGCAGCGCAGAGAGTCATGAGTCAGCAGCGAGCGCTCGGGCCATACGTCTTCAGAGAGACACAG gcatgTGTGTTTGACGAGCTGCTCAAGCACTGGCCGGATTTTGTGGCGTTGCGCTCCGCCGTTGGAGAGGAAGAGCTTCAGCGAGTGCTGGACAGAGAGACACGGAGCAGGAGACCGACAGAAGAACCGGACGACAGCTGCTCACAG caggaggaggaggatgaggcaCATGTCGTTGCTGATGAAGAGCAGAACTGTGGGACTGACGGCACGAGAGCAGCCACATataag gatgtGTTCACACTCGAGTGTGTGACGCACAGCTTCATGAAGGATTTACAGCAGGAGCGACAGGATCTCCAGCTCGTGATCACA AACAGAAGTACATTCAGAAGAATCTGA
- the rgs22 gene encoding regulator of G-protein signaling 22 isoform X6: MSRGFPGESPDFPEITSENFEHSLSSDQSFVEFFNDFLLLPVFSVAVRYDGMSAGFELLDHTAVCLSHRIRTALMEIRSRAVCEPSWSPAEPLRDNSYSVTRLDREQTIQWLKRDRLPFFLRSDCYFEFRLTKGLSQLSGARSSPADDQCCLLSARPLGRFSEEMDSSFTCLNPSRSEPDDCSSAHGRSRSSFLEFKRSLVGGPGENILHLWMDIERLKTLSAKTKSRYLGWMKGQYVVSSSAAALGEQLLCRLGLNSATCWREERLRELQPCLSEILLLYWGQRFRLIVSGQGSCERGLSSSVCADTDPQTVCSCSDMRAELDSTEIQTLLEALHTESRSGFFFTHFCQNSGQQLWENAVYFCSELLQYHQLFCQSRFDPYRAQRTAQLLYASYLSSGAQMSVGLSEEDRRAVLLRLSPPFEDLFDRAEDHALSVLLEPWTLLSERLRDAPHTVAQWQEVRYAEAELFQTLQTLYTHTQSRQQQQHRTPAEGSRAPGIWDKVPQEFRAVRLDSLLRNRMELQHFLSFLEENSASLELQCWLDVEQLKKSDGALLEERNTSIKDKYFSSNFLFGAGSPATEEQQMRLLQMCGGQQCLQRDSVSLSVLSELQSLLHSRLETRWLPLFLSSSQFIRRQQQKKVTDVEREQQPVIRQRRRRHVWRQASGGLMSSSQESVALRRALLNPVTCLQFQKFLSVRDDLLENDLLFWLEVQRYKDLCHSRCDDVALQRKVSIIISCFISSCVPPALQIHVPPEAAQRVMSQQRALGPYVFRETQACVFDELLKHWPDFVALRSAVGEEELQRVLDRETRSRRPTEEPDDSCSQQEEEDEAHVVADEEQNCGTDGTRAATYKISWSYTKHMAALEHEKTPSSSSSTTDQHTRTHRRSRHTSDQMKNQNEHRAEDRASTEQVTRVMYS; the protein is encoded by the exons ATGTCACGGGGGTTTCCCGGTGAGTCTCCCG aCTTCCCTGAAATAACGAGCGAGAACTTT GAACACAGTCTCTCATCTGATCAGAGCTTCGTGGAGTTCTTCAACGACTTCCTGCTGCTTCCG GTGTTCTCCGTGGCCGTGAGGTATGATGGGATGTCTGCAGGCTTCGAGCTGCTGGATCACACCGCTGTGTGTCTGTCTCACCGGATCAGAACCGCTCTGATGGAGATCAGGTCTAGAGCTGTGTGTGAGCCGAGCTGGAGCCCTGCAGAACCCCTGCGAGACAACAGCTACAGCGTcaca CGTCTGGACCGAGAGCAGACCATCCAGTGGCTGAAGAGAGACAGACTGCCCTTCTTCCTGCGGAGCGACTGTTACTTtgagttcag GTTGACTAAAGGTCTGTCTCAGCTCAGCGGGGCTCGCTCCTCTCCAGCGGATGATCAG TGCTGTCTCCTGTCTGCTCGGCCGCTTGGCAGATTTTCAGAGGAGATGGACAGCAGCTTCACCTGTCTGAACCCTTCCCGATCAGAGCCGGACGACTGCAGCTCAGCACACG GTCGTTCTCGGTCCAGCTTTCTGGAGTTTAAGAGGTCTCTGGTCGGCGGGCCGGGAGAGAATATTCTTCATCTGTGGATGGATATCGAACGACTGAAGACACTCAGCGCCAAGACCAAGAGCAG GTATTTAGGGTGGATGAAGGGTCAGTATGTGGTCAGCAGCAGCGCAGCGGCTCTAGGTGAACAGCTGCTGTGTAGACTGGGGTtaaacagcgccacctgctggagaGAGGAGCGACTGCGAGAGCTTCAGCCCTGTCTGTCAGAGATCCTGCTGCTGTACTG GGGTCAGCGCTTCCGCTTGATTGTGTCGGGTCAGGGGTCATGTGAGCGAGGGCTGAGTTCTTCTGTCTGCGCAGACACTGATCCGCAGACCGTCTGCTCCTGCAGTGATATGAGA gctgaGCTGGACAGCACTGAGATTCAGACTCTGCTGGAGGCTCTACACACTGAATCCAGATCTGGTTTCTTTTTTACTCATTTCTGTCAGAATTCAGGACAGCAG ttgtgGGAAAATGCTGTGTATTTCTGCTCAGAACTACTGCAGTACCACCAGCTCTTCTGCCAGAGCAGATTTGATCCGTACAGAGCACAGCGCACggctcag cTGCTGTATGCCTCGTACCTGAGCAGCGGTGCTCAGATGAGCGTGGGCTTGAGCGAGGAGGACAGGAGAGCGGTCCTGCTGCGTCTGAGTCCCCCGTTCGAGGATCTGTTTGACCGGGCGGAGGATCATGCTCTGAGCGTCCTGCTGGAGCCCTGGACACTGCTCTCAGAGAGACTCCGAGACGCTCCACACACT GTGGCGCAGTGGCAGGAGGTGCGTTACGCCGAGGCTGAGCTCTTCCAGACTCTACAGActctgtacacacacactcagagcagaCAGCAG CAGCAGCACAGGactccagcagagggcagcagagcGCCGGGGATCTGGGACAAGGTTCCGCAGGAGTTCCGCGCGGTCCGTCTGGATTCACTGCTGAGGAACCGCATGGAACTACAGCACTTCCTGTCCTTCCTGGAGGAGAACTCGGCCAG tctTGAGCTGCAGTGCTGGCTGGACGTGGAGCAGCTGAAGAAGAGTGATGGAGCGCTGCTGGAGGAGAGAAACACCAGCATCAAAGACAAATATTTCAGCAGTAACTTCCTGTTTGGAGCCGGCAGCCCGGCCACTGAAGAACAGCAGATGAGG ttgctGCAGATGTGTGGTGGTCAGCAGTGTCTCCAGCGTGACTCCGTGTCTCTGTCTGTTCTGTCGGAGCTTCAGTCTCTGCTTCACAGTCGTTTAGAAACTCGATGGCTGCCGCTGTTTCTCTCGAGCTCACAGTTCATCAGGCGTCAGCAGCAGAAGAAG gtcacAGACGTGGAGAGAGAGCAGCAGCCGGTCATCCGTCAGCGCAGGAGGAGACACGTCTGGAGG caggcGTCTGGAGGTCTGATGAGCTCGTCTCAGGAGTCGGTGGCTCTGCGCAGGGCTCTGTTGAATCCCGTCACCTGTCTGCAGTTCCAGAAGTTTCTGTCTGTCCGAGATGATCTGCTGGAGAACGATCTGCTCTTCTGGCTGGAGGTTCAGAGATACAAG gatCTGTGTCACTCCCGCTGTGATGATGTGGCGCTCCAGAGGAAGGTGTCCATCATCATCAGCTGCTTCATCAGTAGTTGTGTTCCGCCGGCGCTGCAGATCCACGTTCCTCCAGAGGCAGCGCAGAGAGTCATGAGTCAGCAGCGAGCGCTCGGGCCATACGTCTTCAGAGAGACACAG gcatgTGTGTTTGACGAGCTGCTCAAGCACTGGCCGGATTTTGTGGCGTTGCGCTCCGCCGTTGGAGAGGAAGAGCTTCAGCGAGTGCTGGACAGAGAGACACGGAGCAGGAGACCGACAGAAGAACCGGACGACAGCTGCTCACAG caggaggaggaggatgaggcaCATGTCGTTGCTGATGAAGAGCAGAACTGTGGGACTGACGGCACGAGAGCAGCCACATataag ATCTCCTGGTCCTACACTAAACACATGGCAGCGCTGGAACACGAGAAAACACCGTCCTCTTCCTCATCCACGACAGatcaacacacacgcacac ACAGACGCTCCAGACACACATCTGATCAGATGAAGAACCAGAACGAACACCGAGCTGAAGACAGAGCCTCAACCGAACAAGTGACACGTGTGATGTACAGTtag
- the rgs22 gene encoding regulator of G-protein signaling 22 isoform X4, which translates to MSRGFPGESPDFPEITSENFEHSLSSDQSFVEFFNDFLLLPVFSVAVRYDGMSAGFELLDHTAVCLSHRIRTALMEIRSRAVCEPSWSPAEPLRDNSYSVTRLDREQTIQWLKRDRLPFFLRSDCYFEFRLTKGLSQLSGARSSPADDQCCLLSARPLGRFSEEMDSSFTCLNPSRSEPDDCSSAHGRSRSSFLEFKRSLVGGPGENILHLWMDIERLKTLSAKTKSRYLGWMKGQYVVSSSAAALGEQLLCRLGLNSATCWREERLRELQPCLSEILLLYWGQRFRLIVSGQGSCERGLSSSVCADTDPQTVCSCSDMRAELDSTEIQTLLEALHTESRSGFFFTHFCQNSGQQLWENAVYFCSELLQYHQLFCQSRFDPYRAQRTAQLLYASYLSSGAQMSVGLSEEDRRAVLLRLSPPFEDLFDRAEDHALSVLLEPWTLLSERLRDAPHTVAQWQEVRYAEAELFQTLQTLYTHTQSRQQQQHRTPAEGSRAPGIWDKVPQEFRAVRLDSLLRNRMELQHFLSFLEENSASLELQCWLDVEQLKKSDGALLEERNTSIKDKYFSSNFLFGAGSPATEEQQMRLLQMCGGQQCLQRDSVSLSVLSELQSLLHSRLETRWLPLFLSSSQFIRRQQQKKVTDVEREQQPVIRQRRRRHVWRQASGGLMSSSQESVALRRALLNPVTCLQFQKFLSVRDDLLENDLLFWLEVQRYKDLCHSRCDDVALQRKVSIIISCFISSCVPPALQIHVPPEAAQRVMSQQRALGPYVFRETQACVFDELLKHWPDFVALRSAVGEEELQRVLDRETRSRRPTEEPDDSCSQEEEDEAHVVADEEQNCGTDGTRAATYKDVFTLECVTHSFMKDLQQERQDLQLVITKYIQKNLKTSSVSDLQLSSSSSYQEEKKKRSCFGQCALISSYDYEDSYCML; encoded by the exons ATGTCACGGGGGTTTCCCGGTGAGTCTCCCG aCTTCCCTGAAATAACGAGCGAGAACTTT GAACACAGTCTCTCATCTGATCAGAGCTTCGTGGAGTTCTTCAACGACTTCCTGCTGCTTCCG GTGTTCTCCGTGGCCGTGAGGTATGATGGGATGTCTGCAGGCTTCGAGCTGCTGGATCACACCGCTGTGTGTCTGTCTCACCGGATCAGAACCGCTCTGATGGAGATCAGGTCTAGAGCTGTGTGTGAGCCGAGCTGGAGCCCTGCAGAACCCCTGCGAGACAACAGCTACAGCGTcaca CGTCTGGACCGAGAGCAGACCATCCAGTGGCTGAAGAGAGACAGACTGCCCTTCTTCCTGCGGAGCGACTGTTACTTtgagttcag GTTGACTAAAGGTCTGTCTCAGCTCAGCGGGGCTCGCTCCTCTCCAGCGGATGATCAG TGCTGTCTCCTGTCTGCTCGGCCGCTTGGCAGATTTTCAGAGGAGATGGACAGCAGCTTCACCTGTCTGAACCCTTCCCGATCAGAGCCGGACGACTGCAGCTCAGCACACG GTCGTTCTCGGTCCAGCTTTCTGGAGTTTAAGAGGTCTCTGGTCGGCGGGCCGGGAGAGAATATTCTTCATCTGTGGATGGATATCGAACGACTGAAGACACTCAGCGCCAAGACCAAGAGCAG GTATTTAGGGTGGATGAAGGGTCAGTATGTGGTCAGCAGCAGCGCAGCGGCTCTAGGTGAACAGCTGCTGTGTAGACTGGGGTtaaacagcgccacctgctggagaGAGGAGCGACTGCGAGAGCTTCAGCCCTGTCTGTCAGAGATCCTGCTGCTGTACTG GGGTCAGCGCTTCCGCTTGATTGTGTCGGGTCAGGGGTCATGTGAGCGAGGGCTGAGTTCTTCTGTCTGCGCAGACACTGATCCGCAGACCGTCTGCTCCTGCAGTGATATGAGA gctgaGCTGGACAGCACTGAGATTCAGACTCTGCTGGAGGCTCTACACACTGAATCCAGATCTGGTTTCTTTTTTACTCATTTCTGTCAGAATTCAGGACAGCAG ttgtgGGAAAATGCTGTGTATTTCTGCTCAGAACTACTGCAGTACCACCAGCTCTTCTGCCAGAGCAGATTTGATCCGTACAGAGCACAGCGCACggctcag cTGCTGTATGCCTCGTACCTGAGCAGCGGTGCTCAGATGAGCGTGGGCTTGAGCGAGGAGGACAGGAGAGCGGTCCTGCTGCGTCTGAGTCCCCCGTTCGAGGATCTGTTTGACCGGGCGGAGGATCATGCTCTGAGCGTCCTGCTGGAGCCCTGGACACTGCTCTCAGAGAGACTCCGAGACGCTCCACACACT GTGGCGCAGTGGCAGGAGGTGCGTTACGCCGAGGCTGAGCTCTTCCAGACTCTACAGActctgtacacacacactcagagcagaCAGCAG CAGCAGCACAGGactccagcagagggcagcagagcGCCGGGGATCTGGGACAAGGTTCCGCAGGAGTTCCGCGCGGTCCGTCTGGATTCACTGCTGAGGAACCGCATGGAACTACAGCACTTCCTGTCCTTCCTGGAGGAGAACTCGGCCAG tctTGAGCTGCAGTGCTGGCTGGACGTGGAGCAGCTGAAGAAGAGTGATGGAGCGCTGCTGGAGGAGAGAAACACCAGCATCAAAGACAAATATTTCAGCAGTAACTTCCTGTTTGGAGCCGGCAGCCCGGCCACTGAAGAACAGCAGATGAGG ttgctGCAGATGTGTGGTGGTCAGCAGTGTCTCCAGCGTGACTCCGTGTCTCTGTCTGTTCTGTCGGAGCTTCAGTCTCTGCTTCACAGTCGTTTAGAAACTCGATGGCTGCCGCTGTTTCTCTCGAGCTCACAGTTCATCAGGCGTCAGCAGCAGAAGAAG gtcacAGACGTGGAGAGAGAGCAGCAGCCGGTCATCCGTCAGCGCAGGAGGAGACACGTCTGGAGG caggcGTCTGGAGGTCTGATGAGCTCGTCTCAGGAGTCGGTGGCTCTGCGCAGGGCTCTGTTGAATCCCGTCACCTGTCTGCAGTTCCAGAAGTTTCTGTCTGTCCGAGATGATCTGCTGGAGAACGATCTGCTCTTCTGGCTGGAGGTTCAGAGATACAAG gatCTGTGTCACTCCCGCTGTGATGATGTGGCGCTCCAGAGGAAGGTGTCCATCATCATCAGCTGCTTCATCAGTAGTTGTGTTCCGCCGGCGCTGCAGATCCACGTTCCTCCAGAGGCAGCGCAGAGAGTCATGAGTCAGCAGCGAGCGCTCGGGCCATACGTCTTCAGAGAGACACAG gcatgTGTGTTTGACGAGCTGCTCAAGCACTGGCCGGATTTTGTGGCGTTGCGCTCCGCCGTTGGAGAGGAAGAGCTTCAGCGAGTGCTGGACAGAGAGACACGGAGCAGGAGACCGACAGAAGAACCGGACGACAGCTGCTCACAG gaggaggaggatgaggcaCATGTCGTTGCTGATGAAGAGCAGAACTGTGGGACTGACGGCACGAGAGCAGCCACATataag gatgtGTTCACACTCGAGTGTGTGACGCACAGCTTCATGAAGGATTTACAGCAGGAGCGACAGGATCTCCAGCTCGTGATCACA AAGTACATTCAGAAGAATCTGAAGACATCGAGCGTCTCAGACCTTCAGCTCTCCTCGTCTTCCTCATATcaggaagaaaagaagaaaagaagctGTTTTGGTCAATGTGCATTAATTAGCTCTTATGATTATGAGGACAGTTACTGTATGTTATGA